Below is a window of Candidatus Polarisedimenticolia bacterium DNA.
CGAGGCCCGGCAGACGGAAGTCGCGTGCCCCGACGTTGTAGATCTCGGCGGCCATCAGGAAGAACCAGCCGCCCGCCCAGGACATCATGCTGTTCCAGATGAGCCCCACCGCGGCGAACGGCAGGTCGAGCGTCTTGAATCGCAGCCAGGGATCGAAGCGGAAGATCGACGCCGCCTCGCGAAGATCGCCGGGGATGGTGGTCATCGACTGGTAGAAGCTGAAGGTCATGTTCCAGGCCTGGGAGGTGAAGATGAGGACGATGGCGGCCAGCTCCGCGGCCAGGCCCGACGGGAGCAAGGCGCTCAGCCCCAGCAGGACGACCGGCAGGAACGACAGGATCGGCACGCTCTGCAGCACGTCCAGCAGCGGCAGAAGGACCCGTCCCGCGGCGCGCCGCCGGGCGGCGGCGTGGCCGTAGAAAAGGCTGAAGGTCAGCGACAGGCAATAAGCCGCCAGCATCCGGCCGATCGACAGCAGCGCGTACCACGGGAGGGCGGCAGGGGAGGTCGAGATGCTGGGGCCCGCGATCGAGCGCGGCGCCGCGAACGCAAGACGGGCGCCCGCGTACAGCAGGGCGGCGATCCCGAGGAAGATCAGGCCGTCCCCCGCCGTGAACGGCGCTCTCCACGGGAGCACGGTGCCGAAGCGGAACCGCTTCATCAGGGGTCCAGGACGCCCGGCACTTCCGCATTCGATGGCGCATACGGGGCAGGCGCGCGCGTCAGTTTACGGGAACCGGGCCGGCGTGAACAGGTGTGCGCGTCATAATTACAGTCTGCGCGGAAGCCGCAAGTTGCGCGGACCAAGGACATGACGATGAAACGTGAAAGCTCTGTCGAAGTCGCCTTTCGCTATCCAAACGGGCAAATGCCTTATTTCTTCTCCGTTGACGCGAAGATTGGCGCCGGGATATATTTACGTCACAAAAATCGATGATGGTGTGGCGCGTCGGAGCAGGGAATTGACGCATGCAATCACTGATCGCCTGCGCCCTCGGTGACTAGACTGCCCCGTCCCGATGAATCCAGCCCACATTCTCCGAGGCTGACATGAGTCCCGACGGAAGAGCGCCTGGCAGGCGGACGGGCCCGAGCTTTCAGCTGGCACACCTGGCAAGACTTGCTGTCCTGTTCGCCGTCACCGCCGGCCTCCTTTCTGGCGTCTATGGCGGTCCCAAGCGTCCTGCGCCATCTCATCGTGGTCCTAGAATCGACGACCATTTCGAAGTGCCGAGTGAACAGGTTGAGACCACCAGAAACCTGGAAACCGGAGCGGCGCGGAATAGCGCCGTGACCCACGCGCCGGTGTTTCGCGGTCGGCGAATCGACTACGAGATCGAGGTGCCTTACCAGGGGGGCACCAGGAATCTGGACATGGCAACGGCGCGGGTCGGAGATTTCGACGGGGATGGCCGCCCGGAATTACTGGTGGCCAACGACCCATGCTACGGCCTCGGCGGTATCACGCTCGTGCGGTTGCGCGCGGAGGGGGGCATCGGCCCGGTCGAGCACACGCCGGTCAACGGTACCAGCAGCTGCAGCTTCACCCCGTACTACGTCACCGGCGACAAGATGACCATCGGTGATTTCGACGGCGATCGCCGCGTCGACGTTGCATTCTGGCGGTCAGGCCTTCTGTATAGAATGACCGCAAGCGGGACCTTTCTGCCGACTCCCTTCAGCCTCCCCCTGGACCCGACGGAAGGCTTCCAATATCAGCCCTACATCATGAGCGCAGACTTCAACGGCGACGGCCTGCCCGACGTCGTGATGAGCCAGCCGTTCTTTATCATCGACTTCGATACTTTCAACATCCGGGACAGCACCAACATCTATGTATTCCTCGCCGACGGTCAAGGCGGGTTCCGAAGGAGCCAGAAGATCGAGGCGCCTGCCGATCCGGCGCTGGATTTCCGGTTGATTCCGATCTCGGCGAGGGATTTCAACCATGACGGCAAGGCGGATTTACTCTCTATCGGCTCAGGGCCGCTCGGAACCACCGAGATTCTGCTGGGAGACGGCGCCGGGCACCTCAGCCTTCCCCAGGCGGGACTCGCCGTCTCGCCGCCGCTCCCGGTCTCTCCGGAAAGCAGCATCGCTCCCTCGGCCGTCGATGATCTGAACGCTGATCATCTGCCCGACCTCGTCTACGTCGTTCCAGGATCGGGGAGGGTGCAGAGCACGATCTATCTCAGCACGGCACCCGGAAGATTCGCGACGGTCCAGGCGCAGAGCGATCCACTCCAGAGCTACGCTGACTTCTTCCGAACTGCGACCGTCGCCGATCTTGATGAGGACGGCAGGCAGGATGTCGAAGTTTCAGGCGAGGGATGGACCGTCCCATTCCTCCAGCTGAGCAAC
It encodes the following:
- a CDS encoding ABC transporter permease subunit; amino-acid sequence: MKRFRFGTVLPWRAPFTAGDGLIFLGIAALLYAGARLAFAAPRSIAGPSISTSPAALPWYALLSIGRMLAAYCLSLTFSLFYGHAAARRRAAGRVLLPLLDVLQSVPILSFLPVVLLGLSALLPSGLAAELAAIVLIFTSQAWNMTFSFYQSMTTIPGDLREAASIFRFDPWLRFKTLDLPFAAVGLIWNSMMSWAGGWFFLMAAEIYNVGARDFRLPGL